The stretch of DNA agaaaaataaaataaatttatttgtatctCTTTAATGGTGCTCTTCCGGCCTTTCTTCCAGAAGGTCCTTTCCAATCTGACGCACTCCTCGTTCCAGAGGGCTGCCTCTTTGATCATATCCACAACGCCTCTCGTTGCTGGCCCTTTGTGAGATGGAACCAAACTGGTGCGGCTGCCTGCCAGGATCGTGGCATGCAAATGAGGAGCTTCGCCATGCTCCTCCCATGTGGCATATCTCTCTTCTCCGGTGTGGAGTTTGTGTGTTGCCCCAAGCACTTCAAAggtatattatatacaaaaaccCAAACTTGAAATTATTGAGCTTTCTCTCTTCCATTTTGCTCCCTGCGGGCGTTTCGAGTGCTTTTgcttaaaaaggattttaattgGGGAAGAGGACATAGAGTGGTCTACGGACTTTGAGATGTTCCCTCCTTCTTTGAtgcttttgaaactttctgCAACATTCAAGAAGTTGAGTTTTCACATCAAGAGGAAATAATTGTATTCTCTATCGTGTCATTTGGGTTGCCCGTCCTCTGGGGCTTTTAAAGTTCATTTATACATAACATAGAGAATTTATGCGAAATcctaaaatgaatttagtagattttttggggattttattgaagtatcaaattttagaaatcattaaaaaaaattaaacaaactttCATTGAGttttggagcttttatttctttctttttgatataattgtggatgatttaaaatttaataggtcaaaataaattcaaatagagAACCTTAATAGCAATAATTCCTTGTTCTGCCTCTGCCAGAGAATctttgtgagaattttaaaggattttattaAGTATCTCAAATATTATACTATACGCTTCACTGGCAcaaaagagcttttgaatGAGGAGCGCTCATTTATGTTTTGAACATTATTAACATTCCCATATTGCTATGTGGGTGTTTCTTGAGCTTTTAtaccattttattatttaatcttCCACTTGAAGCTTTAGATTTATTCCACAGAGTCAAAatctttcatcaaaattaGCCAAAAACTCGAGATTAAGTTTAGCAAAGTCAGATAAAACACAAATATCAATATataatttgtgaattaatcTCCCCTTAATatcaaatacaaaataaagcTTTCATTATGTATTCAATTTGACGGTATAATGAGTCTTTTAGGAGGGGGCCATTATACATATAATGTTTATTCTTGGGTGGCTTTATTGATTGCCGCACAACTTTTCAAGTGCACGAAAGCAAGAAACGGCCTCATGAGCAAGTTAATGGAAAAGTGGGTAAAATGCGGGGGTGTTCCAATGAATAAATTGGCCCAGCTTAATTGGTCTTGCTCTCACACTCGTAGATGCGgttaaagtgaagaaaatcgaTTTGCCCGCCATGTCGCCAGAGCTTGAGGGACTACCCGTGTCTGATGACCTCGACGACGACGATGACGATGTGGACATCAGCGAGGACATGTTGGCCGATGAAGAGGGTGACGATGAGGATGATTATGACTCAGACGAGGACACAGGGAGTGATTCCGAAGATTCTGGCGCCTCCGATGAGAATTGGGACATGCCAAGTGGATCATTAACCGGCAAGGATCAAACCATTGTCAATGAGGTGAGTATCCCAATGCCAAATTGCCCACTACTCTCAATTTGAGGTGCAAAATCTCATGCTGAGGCTTTATTTTCTCTCGCTGCCTATTTTTGCTGATGCGACTTAGAATCCCTCGACAATGTCTCCGAGCACAACTCTGAAGCCCACTGAGCAAGTTGCATCTTCGTCCAGTGCTCTACCCACTGTAGATCCCTACTTCACTCACTTTGACCCACGACTCGAGCATCAGAGCtacaaagtaatttttctcttaatccAATTCTCTTCCGCGCCTATTTATGGCTTTACTAACCAATAATGTTACGTAGTTTTGCTTTGCACATACCATGGAAATGTTCTTCCTCAAAAATATCgtggttaattaatttttgtaggaAGCCCAGCAGCGACTTGAGGAGGCACACCGGGAAAAGGTGACACGCGTAATGAAGGATTGGTCGGATCTGGAGGAGAAGTATCAGGATATGCGATTGGCCGATCCGAAGGCAGCTCAGAGCTTCAAGCAGCGCATGACGGCACGATTCCAGGTAAGTTGCGGAGGAGTCGCGTGCCATGAGGATCGCGCGAACAAAGCCTTCTTGATTGATGAGTTTTAGACCTCTGTTCAGGCACTCGAGGAAGAGGGGAATGCTGAGAAGCATCAACTTGCAGCTATGCACCAGCAACGTGTCCTGGCTCACATTAATCAGCGAAAACGCGAGGCTATGACATGCTACACTCAGGCTCTCACTGAACAGCCACCAAATGTAAGTTCCTTCCACTactacatacattttttttctcaaagcttTCGGAAGAaagttgaagttttttttacggtATCCTCACCACGTCTAATCCATTATGGCTTTAACGAAATTTAGAAGAATCTAATGGGGAAGTTCTCTAAATTTCATTTCCCTCAAAAAGTTGTGTTAAAAGGGAGGAATCATGTTTAAAGAACATCCGCGATGCGGATCACGAAGAAagcttttgaaagttttgGGGAGTGAAGTAATGAAGCGCATATCAATTTGGGAAATGGAGAATTCCAGACATGTGTGTGTTAGCCTCTAGTTTCAGCATAAACCGCAAACTGCAACTCTCACCGCATTTCAGTGTCAGACATCGTGAATTTTAGCGAATACCCTGGAATTTAACATACCCCCTCCCCCAATCCTCTCACCCATCCATTTAGAATCCCGTCGAGTGTGAATTAATTGGATGGAAAGAGTGACAAATGCTTATTTGGTCAAATTGCAGGCTCATCGTGTGGAGAAGTGTCTGCAGAAATTACTCCGTGCTCTGCATAAGGATCGTGCACATGCTCTGGCACACTATCGGCATCTCCTCAGCTCTGGCGGTACTGGTGGTCTCGAGGCGGCTGCATCTGAGCGCTCACGCACCCTTGAGCGTCTCATTGACATCGACCGGGCTGTCAATCAATCACTCTCAATGCTGAAACGCTACCCAGACCTTTCGGGAAGGATCTCCCAGCTCATGGATGACTACATTCAGGCATTGCGTTCAAAGGATGAAACACCTGGTTCAATGTTGGCCATGACGGAGGAGGCAGAAGCTGCCATTTTGGATAAGTACCGAATAGAGGTGGAGCGCAAGGTGAACGAGAAGGAACGACAGCGTTTGGCGGAGAAGCAGAGGAAGGAAAAACGTGCCCAGGAACGTGAGAAGTTGCGTGAGGAAAAGTTGAGGTCTGAGGCAAAGAAACTCGAAGCAACTGtgaagcagcagcagcaaatgAAGGAGAAGGCAAATGAGGAGGAGGCAAGGAAGTACCAGAAAACCGATCAAAAGGAAGTCAAGGATCACGAAGAGGATACGACAGTTGGGTGAGTTATCAAAATTTCTATATTAAATTAGGATAAAAATTCAGTTGAAAAGCACAAGACACGATGAGCTTTAGCACTTCAGAAACTCAATATATAGCAAAGTAAAGCTCCTTTTTGtgcaatttgaaattcaatttaatgcaGAAGGCACCGAGAATGGATGTCGCTTTCTTGAGTACTTAAAGTggtaaaattattctcatgAAACCCCAATTGAcattctcatgaaaattcctcttttgGGAGTGGGAGGAGTGGGGGTGCACTGCAGCATATTGGGGGTGGCCCCGTCGTGTAATTGGTGTCAGAAAGTGGGATCGTTGGTGCAAGATGTTGGCAAAGTCTCCctaattcattttctcatctTACAACAGTGTGGCTGTCACGGCTCTTCCTACGGTGGATGATGCAGCTGTTCAGCGAGCCGTTGAAGAAGTTGCAGCCGCTGTGGCACATCAGGAGGCAGAGCCACGAATGCAGCACGCCCTGGCACATGATTTGGGCCATGGAGAAGCAGTGAGTAtagaaaatccctttttcttCGTTGAAACCCCCATTGTTGCCATCTTTGGacattaaaattgcattaaaatccATTCTGTTCATATACTTGTTTTAGATTTATTCAGTGAGGAGGGAGGTATTCCAAGGACCGGGTCATGAGGGTAGGAATGTGTACTTCACCCTGGCTTTCGCAGGTATTGCCCTCATGGCCGCAGTCTTCGTGGGAGTTGCCGTGGCCAAGTGGCGTGCCTCACGGTCACCTCAAGCGCAAGGATTCATTGAAGTTGACCAGGTTAACGTGAGTCccaatattctttatttatttacttctcTTTCtttatagaatttctttttgatttaaagaGAACTAATTCAAGCCTTGTTTTTGAGTTTCAAATAAAACTGGGAAACTTTTGCAAGAAATCCTTTTTGGagacttttagctgtgattctttcgaagaaaagaatagcacagcttctgtgtaccacctaaaatgcaaagtcgtcagatcgggctcaaacttgggatgagcacgaattagggtccccacattccaaaaaacgtatgtcaaaaaaaatttttccggccgtccgtccgtccgtccgtccggccggagtttgacgcttaattacaagagaacggtaatagatagagacttgcggtcaaagGCAAAGTTAGTATATCGGCCTGATGTCGTCTGATggtgaagtcaaatccacccccccacccctccgtccgccattttggataacctcaaaattttgttttcgctatatctctggccctattatagctagaggtctgaaattttgatatgttgtaggggcaatcaagaccttttcaacgatacctcatttacgaaaatcggtcaagccgtttagtcaatatggccgtcacaatttttcatcgaaaatcgaccataactcgaaaacggcttgaccgattttgatcaacccggggtcaaatgaaagatctcaaaaaaccctacaactctctagaacatccgaagtttcaaaaaagaccgctagggggccaaaaatcaaaaacaaaatttttgatgagttttcgatgaatatctcgaaaactacacgatgcattttcttcaaattttcatatgttatagctgactatattatctagctccatgccaaaaatgaagaaaatctatgtcgccgttctcgagatatagccttccaaagttggcatgtcatatctcgggctctacaagtccgattttaatcaactcaagcgcaaataaaaggtttcgtgaagccctacaaatgtctagaacattgcaatttcgagaaatgaccgcaagaggcgttaaagtcaatattttgcatatccaaaatttttaagtttaaatatctcaaaaactgtactatgcatttcgttaaaatttcagtatgttatagctgaggtcaagacctttccaacaacaggttatttaaaaaaatctatggagccgttcaggagatataagggttttaattttttatttaattaatacgctAACtctttggcgccccgcgaattttttcttattacatAAATAATTACTTTAACGTATTAACTCAATGAAACTTATGGAAAGctctaaattttaatattctgcaACTTTGGCTAAAGAATTTACTGAATAgcatatttttgcataaatttacagttttatctatttaatttattcttcatgaACCGTTGCAGTGCCTTCGAGAATTCTTaaagtaaaaagaataatacGAAAGTATGTCTCAAGAAAACAAGAGcttgtataataaaattaatttgcaactTGAGAAGCTTTGCCTTTAAGTAAAAGTTGATTGGCACATACGACGATGCTGCATTAATGTTGCATACAAGTATAGGTAGTTTAAAAGCCTCTGTGGTATTCTGTTACACTGTGgtttctttgtgaaaattctataGGGTGTAATTGGGTTAACAAATGCTCTCATGGCCTTTAATTTTAcacattattttttcctttaaagttCCTCCCTATTTTGCCTTACATAATTTACTGATGAACAAGTCCTCCCAATTATTGCTGCAGCAGGTAACCATGACAACATTAAGAACGTAAGGTAACTAATTGGATTGCAGAGCTTTCATGAAgatttcacattttatatatacGTAGAGTGgagcttttgaaaatattcctcaatttctcccaggatattttgcaatacttctctgtgaaatatttctatttttgctaaaatggaattttctgtGAATTGATCTGTGTAAAGGAGGAATGCAAAAGTTTCTCATTGAATTTGAGTAAACGAGAAaagctgaagaattttcaccaaaaacaTGTCACAGATCttctttttgtgtgtggaagGAGACTTTCTGATTGAGCTTTTCCGCTACTTTGTACTTTTTGCAGACTATTGGAGCTCCCGTGACCCCTGAGGAGAGACACGTTGCCAACATGCAAATCAATGGCTACGAAAATCCAACATACAAATACTTCGAGGTCAAGGACTAAGCGTGTGACCTCAAGCAGCGATTGAAGGAGGATGGTCTCGTGGGGAAAAGAGAATCAAAATGGAAAGTATAATCCTTttatattcaataaaaaaaaacatggcaGTTGTAACGTgcacattttcaaatttgtcCCACACAGGAATGCCAACTGAATCATTTGAAAAGTCTCCAAAAAGGGGAGGGGTAGTGACGGCACTTGTGTATGTTTTAGTGTATGTTCTGTTCCTTGTATCCCACTGCTGTGGCAGTGGGTAGTTAGTCTGCCATGGGAGCTCATTAAGAAGAGACTCATAATTTCTCTCTTATATTCCCAAAATTAGATAAAAGTTGTGGAGTGCCACAGTCTGAAGTCCTCCCGCCGGAAGCCACCGCGGTGACTGCAAGAATTCCTCATCGGAGAGCGAAGAACGACGCTGAACCTCCTTCAAGCTCCTTATCCTGGGAGCTGGCGCCCGATACAAATTGAAGGAGCTGAGCACCACCGTTTCGGAGGGATCTACGAGGACCTTGTCAGTCAGGGAGACTCACGTTTGGTGCCTGACAACCTCCGGGAAAGTTTCATCCCGTTGAGTCGGAAGCTCTGTGCCCGTTGAGCGTTCCACATCCCAAAGGTGCGATTTATCACCGTTTGGCTGGACAGGAAGCACCAGCACTAGCACACCGAAGCACCTCACGACCTGGGAAGCTCAATCCCAGTGCTCATTCCCGTCGGGACGTTAAACTCCCGTACGTGCGCTTCATTTGGGCAAGTCCCACGCCCAGTGTATATCATCGCCGGGACGCCAAATTCCCGCGCGTGTCAGAGAAGCTCAAACTCTGCACACTAATCTCCGGGGCGACACAAAACCCCCGTCGAGAAGGCGCCCGTCGAGAAGAAGCACCACGAGAAGAACCTGGGAGACGCTCGTCACCGTCTGAAGAAGATACGAGGGATTTGAATCATCCTGTGCACCACCAGAGACGTACAGCCGCAACGGAGAGCATCAGCGATCAACCCGTCTGCGAGAAAACCCCAAGAGGCCCGTGTAGTTgcagagaagaagaataaacgTGTAAATTAGAGGGAAGACCACATCTTCTTATTTTCCTGGCGACTCAGTATTGTTTTATTGGCGCCCAACCCGTGGCGAACCAGGTAAGTACCCTGTTGGTAAAATCTCATGCCCCTGAAGGGATACCCATAACtagaaaaaagatcttttgaacttgcgattcCCGGAATACCGCAACCCCCAAACAAAGCCCCTTTCAGCGAACATTTTGGGGGACCTTTGTGCGAAATTTATTTCCCCATCACCGTTTGGAGCCCCTTTAGAAATCCCCATACGGGACCCCCAAAGAATTGTGGCCTGAAAGCGAAAGTGAATCTATTTTaatattgcaattattttaatatttcaattaattttgccaTTGGGTCAAAGTTTCATTTAGGGGGCACTTTGAAAATCACCCGTTGTGGAGACATCCGGgagcaaaagattttttttttcttttttgctgttttttcttttttgtaaagtAGAAGAATCCCCTTGCAggattttaatttgcaaattaaatttaaagttaatttttattaaattatttttcctgaacaatttattgcttcaatttgaattaaatttaagttgATTTTACATTGAGGCCAATTCTCCGCCTGATTTCCTCgattaattctttgaaaatttttccctgataaagaatttaattcgagattttgtgggaattttaGGCGAGATTCTTCGCATGTTTTCTTGCATGTTTATGATTTATATGTTGTTGAATTAAGAATTTCGTGGGTTTAAGCATTTATCCACGGAGATTCTGGTCATTTTGAAGCGATTTATTCGCAAATTTTGGTCATTTTGAGGCGAATTTATTCGCTAATATTGAGATTTATTCCTGAATTTTCC from Lutzomyia longipalpis isolate SR_M1_2022 chromosome 1, ASM2433408v1 encodes:
- the LOC129786360 gene encoding amyloid-beta-like protein isoform X7 is translated as MSSWGFVFVFVLSTLFSDITFSVQAASPRWEPQIAVLCEAGQIYHPQYLSEEGKWVSDLKIKVPSSSCLRDKIDLLDHCKKVYPGRDITNIVESPHYQKIGGWCRQGVTSQGKCKGAQRWIKPFRCLEGPFQSDALLVPEGCLFDHIHNASRCWPFVRWNQTGAAACQDRGMQMRSFAMLLPCGISLFSGVEFVCCPKHFKDAVKVKKIDLPAMSPELEGLPVSDDLDDDDDDVDISEDMLADEEGDDEDDYDSDEDTGSDSEDSGASDENWDMPSGSLTGKDQTIVNEEAQQRLEEAHREKVTRVMKDWSDLEEKYQDMRLADPKAAQSFKQRMTARFQALEEEGNAEKHQLAAMHQQRVLAHINQRKREAMTCYTQALTEQPPNAHRVEKCLQKLLRALHKDRAHALAHYRHLLSSGGTGGLEAAASERSRTLERLIDIDRAVNQSLSMLKRYPDLSGRISQLMDDYIQALRSKDETPGSMLAMTEEAEAAILDKYRIEVERKVNEKERQRLAEKQRKEKRAQEREKLREEKLRSEAKKLEATVKQQQQMKEKANEEEARKYQKTDQKEVKDHEEDTTVGVAVTALPTVDDAAVQRAVEEVAAAVAHQEAEPRMQHALAHDLGHGEAIYSVRREVFQGPGHEGRNVYFTLAFAGIALMAAVFVGVAVAKWRASRSPQAQGFIEVDQVNTIGAPVTPEERHVANMQINGYENPTYKYFEVKD
- the LOC129786360 gene encoding amyloid-beta-like protein isoform X3, whose amino-acid sequence is MSSWGFVFVFVLSTLFSDITFSVQAASPRWEPQIAVLCEAGQIYHPQYLSEEGKWVSDLKIKVPSSSCLRDKIDLLDHCKKVYPGRDITNIVESPHYQKIGGWCRQGVTSQGKCKGAQRWIKPFRCLEGPFQSDALLVPEGCLFDHIHNASRCWPFVRWNQTGAAACQDRGMQMRSFAMLLPCGISLFSGVEFVCCPKHFKDAVKVKKIDLPAMSPELEGLPVSDDLDDDDDDVDISEDMLADEEGDDEDDYDSDEDTGSDSEDSGASDENWDMPSGSLTGKDQTIVNENPSTMSPSTTLKPTEQVASSSSALPTVDPYFTHFDPRLEHQSYKEAQQRLEEAHREKVTRVMKDWSDLEEKYQDMRLADPKAAQSFKQRMTARFQALEEEGNAEKHQLAAMHQQRVLAHINQRKREAMTCYTQALTEQPPNAHRVEKCLQKLLRALHKDRAHALAHYRHLLSSGGTGGLEAAASERSRTLERLIDIDRAVNQSLSMLKRYPDLSGRISQLMDDYIQALRSKDETPGSMLAMTEEAEAAILDKYRIEVERKVNEKERQRLAEKQRKEKRAQEREKLREEKLRSEAKKLEATVKQQQQMKEKANEEEARKYQKTDQKEVKDHEEDTTVGVAVTALPTVDDAAVQRAVEEVAAAVAHQEAEPRMQHALAHDLGHGEAIYSVRREVFQGPGHEGRNVYFTLAFAGIALMAAVFVGVAVAKWRASRSPQAQGFIEVDQVNTIGAPVTPEERHVANMQINGYENPTYKYFEVKD
- the LOC129786360 gene encoding amyloid-beta-like protein isoform X1; translation: MSSWGFVFVFVLSTLFSDITFSVQAASPRWEPQIAVLCEAGQIYHPQYLSEEGKWVSDLKIKVPSSSCLRDKIDLLDHCKKVYPGRDITNIVESPHYQKIGGWCRQGVTSQGKCKGAQRWIKPFRCLEGPFQSDALLVPEGCLFDHIHNASRCWPFVRWNQTGAAACQDRGMQMRSFAMLLPCGISLFSGVEFVCCPKHFKDAVKVKKIDLPAMSPELEGLPVSDDLDDDDDDVDISEDMLADEEGDDEDDYDSDEDTGSDSEDSGASDENWDMPSGSLTGKDQTIVNENPSTMSPSTTLKPTEQVASSSSALPTVDPYFTHFDPRLEHQSYKEAQQRLEEAHREKVTRVMKDWSDLEEKYQDMRLADPKAAQSFKQRMTARFQTSVQALEEEGNAEKHQLAAMHQQRVLAHINQRKREAMTCYTQALTEQPPNAHRVEKCLQKLLRALHKDRAHALAHYRHLLSSGGTGGLEAAASERSRTLERLIDIDRAVNQSLSMLKRYPDLSGRISQLMDDYIQALRSKDETPGSMLAMTEEAEAAILDKYRIEVERKVNEKERQRLAEKQRKEKRAQEREKLREEKLRSEAKKLEATVKQQQQMKEKANEEEARKYQKTDQKEVKDHEEDTTVGVAVTALPTVDDAAVQRAVEEVAAAVAHQEAEPRMQHALAHDLGHGEAIYSVRREVFQGPGHEGRNVYFTLAFAGIALMAAVFVGVAVAKWRASRSPQAQGFIEVDQVNTIGAPVTPEERHVANMQINGYENPTYKYFEVKD
- the LOC129786360 gene encoding amyloid-beta-like protein isoform X5, whose translation is MSSWGFVFVFVLSTLFSDITFSVQAASPRWEPQIAVLCEAGQIYHPQYLSEEGKWVSDLKIKVPSSSCLRDKIDLLDHCKKVYPGRDITNIVESPHYQKIGGWCRQGVTSQGKCKGAQRWIKPFRCLEGPFQSDALLVPEGCLFDHIHNASRCWPFVRWNQTGAAACQDRGMQMRSFAMLLPCGISLFSGVEFVCCPKHFKDAVKVKKIDLPAMSPELEGLPVSDDLDDDDDDVDISEDMLADEEGDDEDDYDSDEDTGSDSEDSGASDENWDMPSGSLTGKDQTIVNEEAQQRLEEAHREKVTRVMKDWSDLEEKYQDMRLADPKAAQSFKQRMTARFQTSVQALEEEGNAEKHQLAAMHQQRVLAHINQRKREAMTCYTQALTEQPPNAHRVEKCLQKLLRALHKDRAHALAHYRHLLSSGGTGGLEAAASERSRTLERLIDIDRAVNQSLSMLKRYPDLSGRISQLMDDYIQALRSKDETPGSMLAMTEEAEAAILDKYRIEVERKVNEKERQRLAEKQRKEKRAQEREKLREEKLRSEAKKLEATVKQQQQMKEKANEEEARKYQKTDQKEVKDHEEDTTVGVAVTALPTVDDAAVQRAVEEVAAAVAHQEAEPRMQHALAHDLGHGEAIYSVRREVFQGPGHEGRNVYFTLAFAGIALMAAVFVGVAVAKWRASRSPQAQGFIEVDQVNTIGAPVTPEERHVANMQINGYENPTYKYFEVKD
- the LOC129786360 gene encoding amyloid-beta-like protein isoform X4, yielding MSSWGFVFVFVLSTLFSDITFSVQAASPRWEPQIAVLCEAGQIYHPQYLSEEGKWVSDLKIKVPSSSCLRDKIDLLDHCKKVYPGRDITNIVESPHYQKIGGWCRQGVTSQGKCKGAQRWIKPFRCLGPFQSDALLVPEGCLFDHIHNASRCWPFVRWNQTGAAACQDRGMQMRSFAMLLPCGISLFSGVEFVCCPKHFKDAVKVKKIDLPAMSPELEGLPVSDDLDDDDDDVDISEDMLADEEGDDEDDYDSDEDTGSDSEDSGASDENWDMPSGSLTGKDQTIVNENPSTMSPSTTLKPTEQVASSSSALPTVDPYFTHFDPRLEHQSYKEAQQRLEEAHREKVTRVMKDWSDLEEKYQDMRLADPKAAQSFKQRMTARFQALEEEGNAEKHQLAAMHQQRVLAHINQRKREAMTCYTQALTEQPPNAHRVEKCLQKLLRALHKDRAHALAHYRHLLSSGGTGGLEAAASERSRTLERLIDIDRAVNQSLSMLKRYPDLSGRISQLMDDYIQALRSKDETPGSMLAMTEEAEAAILDKYRIEVERKVNEKERQRLAEKQRKEKRAQEREKLREEKLRSEAKKLEATVKQQQQMKEKANEEEARKYQKTDQKEVKDHEEDTTVGVAVTALPTVDDAAVQRAVEEVAAAVAHQEAEPRMQHALAHDLGHGEAIYSVRREVFQGPGHEGRNVYFTLAFAGIALMAAVFVGVAVAKWRASRSPQAQGFIEVDQVNTIGAPVTPEERHVANMQINGYENPTYKYFEVKD
- the LOC129786360 gene encoding amyloid-beta-like protein isoform X2 — its product is MSSWGFVFVFVLSTLFSDITFSVQAASPRWEPQIAVLCEAGQIYHPQYLSEEGKWVSDLKIKVPSSSCLRDKIDLLDHCKKVYPGRDITNIVESPHYQKIGGWCRQGVTSQGKCKGAQRWIKPFRCLGPFQSDALLVPEGCLFDHIHNASRCWPFVRWNQTGAAACQDRGMQMRSFAMLLPCGISLFSGVEFVCCPKHFKDAVKVKKIDLPAMSPELEGLPVSDDLDDDDDDVDISEDMLADEEGDDEDDYDSDEDTGSDSEDSGASDENWDMPSGSLTGKDQTIVNENPSTMSPSTTLKPTEQVASSSSALPTVDPYFTHFDPRLEHQSYKEAQQRLEEAHREKVTRVMKDWSDLEEKYQDMRLADPKAAQSFKQRMTARFQTSVQALEEEGNAEKHQLAAMHQQRVLAHINQRKREAMTCYTQALTEQPPNAHRVEKCLQKLLRALHKDRAHALAHYRHLLSSGGTGGLEAAASERSRTLERLIDIDRAVNQSLSMLKRYPDLSGRISQLMDDYIQALRSKDETPGSMLAMTEEAEAAILDKYRIEVERKVNEKERQRLAEKQRKEKRAQEREKLREEKLRSEAKKLEATVKQQQQMKEKANEEEARKYQKTDQKEVKDHEEDTTVGVAVTALPTVDDAAVQRAVEEVAAAVAHQEAEPRMQHALAHDLGHGEAIYSVRREVFQGPGHEGRNVYFTLAFAGIALMAAVFVGVAVAKWRASRSPQAQGFIEVDQVNTIGAPVTPEERHVANMQINGYENPTYKYFEVKD
- the LOC129786360 gene encoding amyloid-beta-like protein isoform X6, with the protein product MSSWGFVFVFVLSTLFSDITFSVQAASPRWEPQIAVLCEAGQIYHPQYLSEEGKWVSDLKIKVPSSSCLRDKIDLLDHCKKVYPGRDITNIVESPHYQKIGGWCRQGVTSQGKCKGAQRWIKPFRCLGPFQSDALLVPEGCLFDHIHNASRCWPFVRWNQTGAAACQDRGMQMRSFAMLLPCGISLFSGVEFVCCPKHFKDAVKVKKIDLPAMSPELEGLPVSDDLDDDDDDVDISEDMLADEEGDDEDDYDSDEDTGSDSEDSGASDENWDMPSGSLTGKDQTIVNEEAQQRLEEAHREKVTRVMKDWSDLEEKYQDMRLADPKAAQSFKQRMTARFQTSVQALEEEGNAEKHQLAAMHQQRVLAHINQRKREAMTCYTQALTEQPPNAHRVEKCLQKLLRALHKDRAHALAHYRHLLSSGGTGGLEAAASERSRTLERLIDIDRAVNQSLSMLKRYPDLSGRISQLMDDYIQALRSKDETPGSMLAMTEEAEAAILDKYRIEVERKVNEKERQRLAEKQRKEKRAQEREKLREEKLRSEAKKLEATVKQQQQMKEKANEEEARKYQKTDQKEVKDHEEDTTVGVAVTALPTVDDAAVQRAVEEVAAAVAHQEAEPRMQHALAHDLGHGEAIYSVRREVFQGPGHEGRNVYFTLAFAGIALMAAVFVGVAVAKWRASRSPQAQGFIEVDQVNTIGAPVTPEERHVANMQINGYENPTYKYFEVKD
- the LOC129786360 gene encoding amyloid-beta-like protein isoform X8, encoding MSSWGFVFVFVLSTLFSDITFSVQAASPRWEPQIAVLCEAGQIYHPQYLSEEGKWVSDLKIKVPSSSCLRDKIDLLDHCKKVYPGRDITNIVESPHYQKIGGWCRQGVTSQGKCKGAQRWIKPFRCLGPFQSDALLVPEGCLFDHIHNASRCWPFVRWNQTGAAACQDRGMQMRSFAMLLPCGISLFSGVEFVCCPKHFKDAVKVKKIDLPAMSPELEGLPVSDDLDDDDDDVDISEDMLADEEGDDEDDYDSDEDTGSDSEDSGASDENWDMPSGSLTGKDQTIVNEEAQQRLEEAHREKVTRVMKDWSDLEEKYQDMRLADPKAAQSFKQRMTARFQALEEEGNAEKHQLAAMHQQRVLAHINQRKREAMTCYTQALTEQPPNAHRVEKCLQKLLRALHKDRAHALAHYRHLLSSGGTGGLEAAASERSRTLERLIDIDRAVNQSLSMLKRYPDLSGRISQLMDDYIQALRSKDETPGSMLAMTEEAEAAILDKYRIEVERKVNEKERQRLAEKQRKEKRAQEREKLREEKLRSEAKKLEATVKQQQQMKEKANEEEARKYQKTDQKEVKDHEEDTTVGVAVTALPTVDDAAVQRAVEEVAAAVAHQEAEPRMQHALAHDLGHGEAIYSVRREVFQGPGHEGRNVYFTLAFAGIALMAAVFVGVAVAKWRASRSPQAQGFIEVDQVNTIGAPVTPEERHVANMQINGYENPTYKYFEVKD